Genomic window (Theileria annulata chromosome 4, complete sequence, *** SEQUENCING IN PROGRESS ***):
AACTACGACTCGCCAGTTCCAATAAAATCCGAGTACAATACACAATTTAGGTCAAATGAATCTAGTGTAAACAGCAGATACAATAGTACGCCCCTGTATAAGTCAATGTCGAATTATGCCACTTCtaataacaaattcaaCCACTCCTTACTAAGTTGTTTGGAAAAAACTAGGACTTCTCAGTTCAGTTCACCTAATCCTAGAGTTAAAGATGGGCccttttcatttaaatcGCCAAATAAGTCGAATTTTGGTTTTAAATACGAAAGACCACCTGATTCCTGAACCTTCAATCTCATGAAACACTTTTTTCAAGATATAATGTGCTAAAATGTTCaaatatcattttaaattaataatgttgtaagatatatattcactacattaattataatatacagTTGACcacaattatttaaagcGTCTATGTCTAACCAAACAATTCTTTGAGATCTGAATTGTCATCTTCTTCCCGATCCGCTCCCTCTAATTTATCCTCGTAATCTTCATTCTCCCAGTCAATGTATTCATCGTAATTTATGTCATCCGGTCCTGGTATTCCTTCAAggttaatattttcaagtGTCCCATCTTTAGAAGAAGATGACCTGTCTGTGTAGGATGCTTTCTCTGAATATTCCTCTTCGATGCTGTCTAAAACTTCGTCATATTCATGGGTTTCCTCTCCTTCAATATGGTCACCGGTAACTTCACCTTGACTCTGTCCGTCCTCATCTGAAGCAGAATTTtcatttgaataattttgatcCTTATAGGCATTCTTAGCTTCCCTCTTCCCGTTGAGAATGTAGTCACTAATTGTTACCAGGTTAGGGTTGCCTGCCCTGAATTCAGCCAGAGTTTGAGGACTATCTTCCTTAATCATTGCTTTACTGTATTCATCAGCTTCTTTGTCCTCCTGAGCACCAAACTTTAAAACTGTCCACAGCCAAACTGCAATtaatatcaaaataattaacCCGAAGAAACCAGATAGGAAGAATCCCACGTATAATGGTAGCTTTATCTGGTCTGACATGAAAAAGGTATCTTCAGTGTAGAAAGAGTCTTGGTGTTCAGGTGGTTTATCAGTGCTGTTTTTAAGTCCATATTGAAGGAATGTGTTCTTGTAATTGTTCATGTTATAGAGTTTGTGGGCGAACTCCATTTCAGGGTCCAGCTGTATCAATGATGCCTCAGACTGAAGTAATTGATTATTTGCGACCAAACTGTTGTTGATTTTTTTGTTCCTCCTCAGTCTCCTCTTCCTACCTGAGTCTTCTTAATATGTAACTAATTTCAAGATACCTTTTGTTTTCACTTGTTCTACCCTATTCGAAGTCAGGGTAAGTGAATGGGCCCTAGAAGGTTTAGAGGATTCAATTTTGTTTgtaaattgatttttctCATTAACGGGAGAATAAACACCCAGATGTTTTGAACTTCTACTTTGTTTTTTACCCAGTTTAACTTTAGGTTTAAGTTGGTTAGGCGAATCCGCCTTCTCGATGTTTTCGGGATGGTGTTTAACAGTCTCATTGAGATTATTAGATGTTGGAGTCTTTACTCCAACTGGCTGCATTTTCAGATAAAAGgaaatttattgaatattCCTgtagttatttaaattaaaaattttagtgATTAGCGTAGGAATCTCGGTAGGTAGCTTTCTTCGAAAAAACTACCTTTAAATATTctgattttttaaaaaatccCAGGAATCCTGGTTTGAAAGAAATTATCTTTTGATGTGTaagataaaaatgaattaaaacTGCAAAATTAGCTTGCAAATtgaaaatgtgtagatTAAAGCTTTGAGCAAACAAAAACccatattattagaatcGAATGTGCAAAAAATAATGAGTATTTAATGCGATTCGGCGATTAAATTTTTGCTAAGGATAATGTAGGAATTCAAGGGGAAATTTTAGTATTATCAATACCAGCATCCGAGCTGTTACTAGAATCACCTGTATATGTGCATATATGTGCATGTTTTTAAGATTATTTGCCATGCTACTTTAGATTTACTCTTTGGTAATAATTTcatagttaatttaatatcattttaaGGTACATCTGAACGGTGAACCGGGATGTGTTTAATTACACATGTCTAGCATGACttaatcattttatttaaaaaaatcaaactactttaaaattaaaagattcctagaattaattttcataaacTACATTTAATGGtcatttataaatttataatatgtAGAAGGCGcagaaattaaaaataatcacTAGACATTAAAATACAGACTCGTAAATCACCTTTTTGTGATCTGCTTAGAGTTATTTCCGTAACCTTTATGCTTATCATCAAAGTTATCATTGCTACGAGACTTCATGTAATGGTCCTTGGGGATTGACTGTGGCTGAGATTGTTTGTAAAGCATGTTCATGTTCATAGGAGGATAGTGTTGGTTTGAGGGCATGTGATTTCTCCTAGTCATGACGTGGTTTGGTATTACAGGGGCGTACTGAACACCGTTATACAACCTCGGATGGATCTGTGGACCGTAGTGAACCATTCCAACTGGTAGTGATCCCATTGTGTAAGGTGGATAAGCGAGTTGTGGTCCCATTGGAAATATTACAGGTGGCATTTGCGGGTGCGTAATCATGTGGTGTGGTGGTCTCATTTGAAGAGTTTGGAGATGAAGAGGATTAAGGTCACCCAAAATATCCCTGTAACTTACACTTCCGCTTCCTGTCCATCTTTCTTCGTATCCTGGATCAGTAAACCTGGAGCTGTTAGAAGCTCTGAATTCTCTAAGATCTAGCCTCGGGAATCTTGCCTAAAATACTTTATAAATGTGAAAAGCCTACCAATTGTTTGAAAGGTCTGAATTCTGATCTTCTCGGCATAGTTACTTTTGGGGTAACTGTTCCGGTTTGGAACTCATGATCGCGTGTCTAAGAAACTGTTAAATACTAAAACTTACAGGTGCTGGTTTTTCCGTAGTAACGCCTGGGGTAAAACTGGATGCATTGGGATTGAACTTAAATGACTTCTTCTGTTGTTCTGAATC
Coding sequences:
- a CDS encoding uncharacterized protein (Tap579b07.q1c.cand.58 - score = 37.73;~SMART 1 transmembrane domain at aa 178-200;~1 probable transmembrane helix predicted for TA09990 by TMHMM2.0 at aa 178-200), with the protein product MQPVGVKTPTSNNLNETVKHHPENIEKADSPNQLKPKVKLGKKQSRSSKHLGVYSPVNEKNQFTNKIESSKPSRAHSLTLTSNRVEQVKTKGRKRRLRRNKKINNSLVANNQLLQSEASLIQLDPEMEFAHKLYNMNNYKNTFLQYGLKNSTDKPPEHQDSFYTEDTFFMSDQIKLPLYVGFFLSGFFGLIILILIAVWLWTVLKFGAQEDKEADEYSKAMIKEDSPQTLAEFRAGNPNLVTISDYILNGKREAKNAYKDQNYSNENSASDEDGQSQGEVTGDHIEGEETHEYDEVLDSIEEEYSEKASYTDRSSSSKDGTLENINLEGIPGPDDINYDEYIDWENEDYEDKLEGADREEDDNSDLKELFG